In one Thermovirga sp. genomic region, the following are encoded:
- a CDS encoding CBS domain-containing protein, whose product MKIITTHIGADFDSLASMVAAKKLYPGARACFSGSAGRNVREFLKRTPGRWEILTPSQVEMDKITMLIIVDARSPARIASFAGILDRPGLEVHVYDHHAAVQEEIEASFSLIEPVGATTTILVEKLLEREIPISPQEATLFAMGIFEDTGALTFGATTEKDFRVVLELKNLGADMTAIPAYIELSLDSSEKRILDKLIENARERYIHGAKVVLSSMTSSAYVEGLSLFVHRLRDYFDADVALAAVQMEKRVYVVARGREEVLNVADFLSPLGGGGHSQAAAVTLTGVTPQEVLADLEGRLEKSIQPLVTVGEVMTSPVMVISPEKSVEDAYRLMIRYGHSALPVALEGKVKGLITRKDLDRAKTHGLGAARVEDYMTEDPLTIGPGASVAEAHRIMVSRNIGRLMVTKDDQLMGIVTRTDILRALFPRSLPAETRTVAPEMPWVENLSGLMASLLKDPVSSLLRRMGERATSMGMRAYVVGGFVRDLLLGRLNEDLDIVIEGDAVAFLESWIKNGARVAIHQRFRTGTIVFPDGRKVDVATARREFYEYPVAQPQVSIDSIEHDLYRRDFSVNAMALSITAGDWGTLVDYFGGRRDIKDRLLRV is encoded by the coding sequence TTGAAGATCATCACCACCCATATCGGTGCCGATTTCGATTCCCTGGCCAGCATGGTGGCTGCCAAAAAGCTTTACCCGGGAGCCCGGGCCTGCTTCTCCGGTTCCGCGGGGAGAAATGTCAGGGAATTCCTCAAGAGGACGCCGGGAAGGTGGGAGATCCTGACGCCCAGCCAGGTCGAAATGGACAAGATCACGATGCTCATCATCGTCGATGCGCGATCCCCCGCCCGGATCGCTTCCTTCGCCGGCATCCTCGATCGCCCGGGACTCGAGGTCCATGTCTACGACCACCATGCCGCGGTCCAGGAAGAAATTGAGGCCTCCTTTTCGCTGATCGAGCCCGTGGGGGCCACGACCACCATCCTCGTAGAGAAACTTCTTGAAAGGGAGATTCCCATCTCGCCCCAGGAAGCCACCCTTTTCGCCATGGGCATTTTCGAGGACACGGGGGCGCTCACCTTTGGCGCGACCACCGAGAAGGACTTCCGGGTCGTCCTGGAATTGAAGAACCTGGGGGCGGACATGACCGCTATCCCCGCCTATATAGAACTCTCACTGGACAGCTCCGAGAAGAGAATACTCGACAAACTTATAGAAAACGCCCGGGAGAGATACATCCACGGCGCCAAGGTGGTCCTCTCCTCCATGACGAGTTCCGCCTACGTGGAGGGCCTCTCCCTTTTCGTCCACCGCCTCAGGGACTATTTCGACGCCGACGTGGCCCTCGCCGCCGTCCAGATGGAGAAAAGGGTGTACGTCGTAGCCCGGGGCCGAGAGGAAGTCCTCAATGTGGCCGATTTTCTTTCTCCCCTCGGAGGAGGAGGGCACTCCCAGGCCGCGGCGGTGACCCTGACCGGCGTCACTCCCCAGGAGGTTCTGGCGGACCTCGAGGGAAGGCTCGAAAAATCCATCCAGCCCCTGGTGACGGTGGGCGAAGTCATGACCAGCCCCGTGATGGTTATCTCGCCGGAAAAATCGGTGGAGGACGCTTACCGATTGATGATCCGGTACGGACACTCCGCCCTTCCGGTGGCGCTTGAAGGCAAAGTAAAGGGGCTCATCACCAGGAAGGACCTGGACCGCGCGAAGACTCACGGCCTTGGCGCGGCCAGGGTCGAGGATTACATGACGGAGGATCCGCTGACCATCGGCCCCGGGGCGTCCGTCGCCGAGGCGCACAGGATCATGGTTTCCCGCAACATCGGCAGGCTCATGGTGACCAAGGACGATCAATTGATGGGGATAGTCACCAGGACCGATATCCTGAGGGCCCTTTTCCCAAGGTCCCTGCCCGCCGAGACGAGGACGGTGGCCCCGGAGATGCCCTGGGTGGAGAACCTTTCGGGCTTGATGGCGTCCCTTCTCAAGGATCCGGTTTCATCCCTCCTGAGGAGGATGGGGGAGAGAGCCACCTCCATGGGGATGAGAGCCTACGTTGTCGGCGGTTTCGTCCGGGACCTGCTCCTCGGGAGGCTGAACGAGGACCTGGATATCGTCATCGAAGGGGACGCCGTGGCTTTCCTCGAATCCTGGATAAAGAACGGAGCCCGGGTTGCGATCCACCAGAGATTCCGGACGGGGACCATCGTTTTCCCCGACGGGCGAAAGGTGGACGTGGCCACCGCGAGAAGGGAGTTTTACGAATACCCCGTCGCTCAGCCCCAAGTCTCCATCGATTCGATCGAGCATGACCTTTACCGCCGGGATTTCTCGGTCAACGCCATGGCCCTGTCGATAACGGCCGGGGATTGGGGCACGCTGGTCGACTACTTCGGCGGGAGGCGTGACATCAAGGACAGGCTTTTAAGGGT